A single uncultured Cohaesibacter sp. DNA region contains:
- the rimM gene encoding ribosome maturation factor RimM (Essential for efficient processing of 16S rRNA): protein MAKTTSEPEGKICIAQIGAAHGVRGEVRIKLFSDDPDALTQYGPLQTAEGDRRFQILSARLSKTVFVCRIKGLNDRNEAEALNGVRLYVDREQLPELEEEEYYHSDLIGLEARLEDGTVLGSIVAIHDFGAGDLLDIVPSRGKGLYVPFTLAAVPHVSLDEGYVTVIPPEGLLDEADESERRKEGEAADFSAQPELLEGLKKD, encoded by the coding sequence GATCTGCATTGCCCAGATCGGTGCGGCTCACGGTGTTCGCGGGGAAGTTCGCATCAAACTGTTCTCCGATGATCCGGATGCACTGACGCAATATGGGCCGCTTCAGACCGCTGAAGGGGATCGTCGGTTTCAGATCCTGTCGGCTCGCCTGTCAAAGACGGTCTTTGTTTGCCGCATCAAGGGACTGAACGACCGCAACGAGGCCGAAGCGCTGAATGGTGTGCGTCTCTATGTGGATCGGGAGCAACTGCCCGAGCTTGAGGAAGAGGAATATTACCATTCCGATCTCATCGGGCTAGAGGCGCGTCTCGAAGACGGCACAGTGCTTGGATCGATTGTCGCCATCCATGATTTTGGTGCGGGCGACCTGCTCGATATCGTGCCGAGCCGGGGCAAGGGGCTTTATGTGCCCTTCACGCTGGCGGCGGTGCCCCATGTCTCACTCGACGAGGGGTATGTCACGGTGATCCCGCCTGAAGGACTGCTCGATGAAGCTGACGAGAGCGAGCGGCGCAAGGAAGGTGAGGCGGCCGATTTCAGCGCTCAGCCTGAATTGCTCGAAGGCCTGAAAAAGGATTGA